From Levilactobacillus zymae, a single genomic window includes:
- the lepB gene encoding signal peptidase I codes for MQKTKEVMSWIIPILIGLAIALVIKQFVFTRVKVDGPSMEPNLDNAEKVIAYKPAKVKHLSVIVFDAYGEDPSAKTHTNYVKRVIGLSGDTVKSENGYLYVNNKKIKQSFISEAERTSGTGNWTLASISKQNGWAKGKKVTVVPKGKYFVLGDHRSVSNDSRYWGFVDQDKVVGVVKVPFWTSTKTKRTNVNSLAY; via the coding sequence ATGCAAAAAACAAAGGAAGTTATGAGTTGGATTATCCCAATTCTGATTGGGTTAGCCATCGCGTTGGTGATTAAACAGTTTGTCTTTACCCGGGTCAAGGTCGATGGACCGTCCATGGAACCGAACCTGGACAATGCGGAAAAGGTTATCGCTTATAAGCCGGCCAAGGTGAAGCACCTGAGCGTTATCGTCTTTGACGCTTACGGTGAAGACCCGTCGGCGAAGACGCACACCAACTACGTCAAGCGGGTCATCGGTTTATCCGGTGACACGGTCAAGAGTGAGAACGGCTACCTTTACGTGAATAATAAGAAGATTAAGCAAAGCTTCATTAGTGAAGCCGAACGGACTTCCGGAACGGGGAACTGGACACTGGCCAGCATTTCGAAGCAAAATGGCTGGGCCAAGGGTAAAAAAGTGACCGTAGTGCCTAAGGGCAAGTACTTTGTTCTGGGGGATCACCGGAGCGTATCGAACGATAGCCGTTACTGGGGCTTTGTCGATCAAGATAAGGTCGTTGGCGTCGTTAAGGTGCCATTCTGGACGTCAACTAAGACTAAGCGGACGAACGTTAATTCGCTGGCTTACTAA
- a CDS encoding multidrug effflux MFS transporter — protein sequence MNASLTRGRQIWLTLLLGTVSATGPLAIDLYLPALPQMRTQFMTSASLMQLSITSCLIGLALGQLIAGPLSDQHGRRHPLVIGFIVFGLVSLAIAFIHSVTLLITLRFIQGIAGATGQVIARAVARDLFSGKKLTRFYAMLNTVNGVFPIIAPIIGGFMIRYVDWEAVFILLAVIGLVIAAAVFFGLHETLPADQRQAGGYRASFVAMGHFFTNPAFWPMIIATGLVYGGLFSYISASTFVFQTGFGLPPQTFSLLYALNGLGIVVGSNLPARLAKRYSNRQQLTGLLLAALGVSGLLLVSLLFPANVWLVIVLVLLMVVLIGGLLTLTVTLIMDQASQNAGSASAVIGLAQNTFGGLASPLVGMSGSSYAAMAVMLFVCNAGALGLTRFQQHHV from the coding sequence TTGAACGCTTCACTAACTCGTGGCCGGCAAATCTGGCTCACACTCCTCCTGGGGACCGTGAGTGCCACCGGCCCGTTAGCTATCGACCTCTACTTACCGGCCCTGCCACAGATGCGGACCCAATTCATGACCAGCGCCTCGTTGATGCAGCTGAGTATTACCAGCTGCCTGATTGGCCTCGCCTTAGGGCAACTCATCGCCGGTCCCCTCTCCGACCAGCACGGGCGGCGACACCCACTCGTCATTGGCTTTATCGTGTTTGGCCTGGTGTCTCTAGCCATTGCCTTTATCCATTCCGTCACCTTGTTAATTACCCTGCGCTTTATTCAGGGGATTGCCGGGGCGACCGGCCAGGTCATTGCCCGCGCCGTCGCCCGTGACCTCTTTAGCGGCAAGAAACTTACGCGTTTTTACGCCATGCTCAACACCGTCAACGGGGTCTTCCCGATTATTGCCCCGATCATCGGGGGCTTCATGATTCGCTACGTCGATTGGGAGGCCGTCTTTATTCTCTTGGCCGTCATCGGTCTAGTCATCGCCGCGGCCGTCTTCTTCGGGCTACACGAAACGCTGCCGGCTGACCAACGGCAAGCGGGGGGCTACCGCGCCTCGTTTGTGGCCATGGGACACTTCTTCACTAACCCCGCCTTTTGGCCCATGATCATCGCTACCGGGTTAGTCTACGGCGGCCTGTTCAGCTACATTTCGGCTTCAACCTTCGTCTTTCAGACCGGCTTCGGTTTACCACCTCAGACCTTCAGCTTGCTCTACGCCCTCAACGGTCTGGGTATCGTGGTGGGAAGTAACCTCCCGGCTCGGTTGGCCAAACGGTATTCGAATCGCCAACAACTCACCGGGCTCCTCCTGGCGGCCCTGGGTGTCAGCGGCCTGTTGCTGGTCTCCTTACTCTTCCCGGCCAACGTCTGGTTGGTCATCGTGTTGGTCTTACTCATGGTCGTGTTAATTGGTGGGTTGCTCACGCTGACCGTGACCCTCATCATGGACCAGGCCTCGCAAAATGCCGGCAGTGCTTCGGCCGTGATTGGCTTAGCCCAAAACACCTTCGGGGGACTTGCTTCACCGTTAGTCGGCATGTCCGGTAGTTCTTACGCCGCCATGGCCGTCATGTTATTCGTTTGCAACGCTGGAGCTTTGGGACTCACGCGTTTCCAACAACATCACGTTTAA